The genomic interval CGCGCGGTGCGGACGCTGGGGTGCGACAGGGCGAAGAACAGCGGCAGGAAGCACACGAAGGCCAGCGGCCAGATGCCGAAGCCGCAGAACGAGAGGAAGTGCAGCGTGCCCGAGAGCGCGGCCAGAGCGAAGGGCACGTAGCCGCGGCTGGTCGGGGTCTCAGGCGGCGCGGCCGCACCCTCCCGCGTGGGCGGGGCGCCCTCGTCGGACGACGTCGTCGGGTCAGTCATGCGCGGGAGCTGCCTCGGTCAGAGGCGCAGCAGCTTGCGGACCTTGGCGAGGAGGTCTTCCTGCTTGAACGGCTTGGTGACGTAGTGCTTGGCGCCAGCGTTGATGCCGCTCACGACGTCCATCGCGCCCGTCTTCGCGGTGAGCATGATGACGGGCACGCGCGCCAGGCGCTCGTCTTCGCGCATCGCCTTCGTGAGCCCATGGCCGTCGAGGCGCGGCATCATGACGTCGGTGATGACCAGGTCGGGCGGGCGCTTGCTGGCCTTCAGGATCTCGAGCGCCGCCATGCCGTCCGTCGCGGTCTGCACACGGGCAATCGGCTCCAATAGGCGGGAGACCAGGGTGAGCACGGCGGGCTCGTCTTCCACGCACAGGACGCGCGGCTTGTCGGGTGGTGGCGGAGGCGGCTGGGCCATCTGGCAGGGAACGTATCAGGTCAGGGGGAGGGGCGCACACGCTGCGTCTCGAGCGCTGCGGCGACGCTAGCGTGGACGACGGAGAGCAGCTCGTCCAGCGCGCCTTCCGTGATGTTGAGGGGGGGCACGACGTATACCGTGTCCCCCAGCGGGCGCAGCTGGGCCCCCCGCGCGCGAGCCTCGTCGTGTACGGCCCAGCCCAGCTTGGCGAGATATCCCCCGTCGCCCAGGTCGGCCGCCGCAACCATCCCGAGCGCCCGCGTACGCTTCACGCCGGGCAGCCGCGCCAGCGCCTCGAAGCCGGTGGCGAGCTGCGCGCAGCGCGCCTGACTGCGCTCGAGGATCTGCTCGTCGCGGTAGATGGCCAGCACCTCTCGCGCCACCGCCGCACCCAGGGGGTTGCCGTAGAACGTGTGCCCGTGCATCAGCGCGCGCGTCTTGTCCCCACGGAACCCATCGAACACCCGCTCGGTGGCCAAGGTCGCGGAGAACGGCAGCGCACCGCCCGACAGGCCCTTGGCGGTGCACAACAGGTCGGGCGTGATGTCCGCGTGCGTGCTGGCCCACATGGCGCCCGTCCGGCCGAGCCCGGTGAAGACCTCGTCGCAGATCAAGAACGTGTCCACGGCGCGCGTCACCTCGCGCAAGCGGCGCAGCAGGCGCGCCGGATAGGTGCGCATGCCCGCAGCGCCCTGGATCATTGGCTCGACGATGACCCCCGCGATCTGGTCCTGGTCGCGGCGCAGCGTGTCCTCGAGCGCATCGAAGAGCGCGTCCCAGCCCGCCTCGTCGTCCGCGTGCGCGGGCTCGGGCAGCCCCTCGGCCGCGGCGCGGCCGCCCGGGAAGAGGGGCGCGAACAGGCCGTTGAACGCGCCGACGTTTCCGACCGACATCGCGCCCACCGTGTCGCCGTGGTAGCCGCCCGGGAGCGCCAGGAAGCGCGTGCGGCTGGGGCGCCCGTTCTGCTGCCAGAACTGGAACGCCATCTTGAGCGCCACCTCCACCGAGGTGCTGCCATTGTCGCTGTAAAAGACCCGCGTGAGCCCGGGCGGCGCCAGCGTCACCAGCTCCTCGGCCAAGAGCACGGCGGCGGGGTGCGCCGTGCCCGCCATCGAACAGTGCAGCATGTCCTGAGCCTGCCGGACCAACGCCTCGCGCAGACGGGGATGGCCGTGACCGAGGTTGTTGCACCACCACGCCCCGCTGCCGTCGAGGTAGCGGCGGCCATCGTCGGCATACAGGTAGGGCCCGTCGGCGCGCGTGATGACCAGCGGGTCGAGCGCCTCGTGGTCCTCGCTGGACGTGTAGGGTCGCCAGAGGTGCCGCCTGTCGATGGCGAGCAAATCGGAGCGCGCGGGAGTCATGCGGGGGACCTACCAGCCGCGCTCCACCCGGGCAACGCTCACGCCCGTCACGCCGACGCCGGACGGTTGACCCACCGCGGCAAGCAACGCAGAACAGGCTCCATGTCCGCGCCCACGCTGGAAGCTCTCTCGGCCGCCTTGGCTGCCGTCGTCGACCCCACCTTCGGCAAGCCCCTGGGCGACCTGGGCACGCTGTCGGGCGTGAGCCTCACGGGAACGGTGGGCGCCGCGCAGGTGCGGCTCTCCTCCCCCGCGGAAGAGGTCAAGCAGCAGGTCAAGCAGGCCATCGACCGCGCCGCCGCCGCCATCGGGGTGACGCTGGTGGAGGTGACCTTCAGCGTGCAAGTGCCCACGCGCGACACCACCAGCGAGGACCCGCTGCCCAACGTGAAGAACGTCATCCTGGTGATGAGCGGCAAGGGCGGCGTGGGCAAGAGCACCGTCGCCACCAACCTCGCGCTCGCGCTGCGTCGCATGGGCACGCGCGTGGGCCTACTGGACGCCGACCTCTACGGCCCGTCGCTCCCCACCATGCTCGGCATCACCGGCCGCCCGCACAGCACCGACGGTAAGCGCATCGCGCCGCTGCAGCGCTTCGGCCTCAAGCTGATGAGCATCGGCTTCCTGCTGGACGAGCCCAAGCAGGCCATCATCTGGCGCGGCCCCATGCTGCACGGCGCGCTGCAGCAGTTCGTGAACGACGTGGACTGGGGCGAGCTCGACTACCTGGTGCTCGACCTGCCGCCGGGCACGGGCGACGTGGCGCTCACGCTGGCCCAGAAGATCAAGGTCACCGGCGCCGTGGTGGTGACCACCCCGCAAGAGGTGGCGCTGGCCGACGTCTACAAGGGCGTGTCGCTGTGCCAGAAGGTCAACCTCCCCATCCTGGGCGTGGTCGAGAACATGAGCTTCTTCATCGACAGCGCGGGCGTGAAGCACGAGATCTTCGGCTCGGGCGGCGGCGCGAAGGTGGCCGAGTACGCCAAGGCGCCGCTGCTGGGGCAGATCCCGATGGACGCCCAGGTGCGCGAGTGGGGCGACAAGGGCACGCCCGTGGTGCAGGCCGCGCCCGAGTCCGACGCGGGCGCGGCCTTCGCGGCGGTGGCCGACAGCCTCGCCACGCTCATCGCGAAGCAGCACTTCGACCGGCACGGGGGGGACAAGGCCCCGGCCGCCGAGGGGCGCAAGCGGCTCAAGATCCTGCGCTGAGGTCCGTCGCAGCGACGACGGCTGACGCCAGCAGTCCACGAGCGGTGTGGGACGTCTAGCGCGTCTCACCGCCCTCGGTGCGGCTCACCCGCCCCAGGTGCCGTCCCTGCGCGCCGTGGCGCCCCCGAGGGCGGCGATGCGCAGGTCGAGCGAGGGGTGCGTGGCGAACAGCGCGCCCACGTTCCCCGCGATGCCCATCGCCTCCATGCTGGCGGGCAGCTGCGGGGGCGCGCTGGTCTTCAGCCGCCGGAGCGCGCTGATCATCTTGTCCGCGCCCACCAGGCGGGCTGCCCCGGCGTCGGCGGCGTACTCGCGGTAGCGGCTGAACCAGCGCACCACCAGCGTGGCCAGGATGCCCAGCAGGAACTGCATCACCATCACGATGACGAAGTAGAACGGCCCCCGCCCACGCCGCTGCTCGCCCCGCGACACGGCCGAGTCGATCACGTCGCCCAACACCCGCGGGATGAAGTACACGAACGTGTTCGTGACGCCCTGCACGAGCGTGAGCGTGACCATGTCGCCGTTCGCCGCGTGGGAGATCTCGTGAGCGAGCACGGCCTCGACCTCCTCGCGCGTCATGCGGTTCAGCAAGCCCGTCGTCACGGCCACCAGCGAGCTGTCCTTGCTCATGCCCGTCGCGAACGCGTTCATGTCGTCCGACGCGTAGATGGCGACCTCCGGCATCTGGATGCCCGCCGCCTGGGCCTGTCGACGCACCGTCTCCACCAGCCAGCGCTCCACCTCGCTGCGCGGCTGTGTGATGACCTGCGCGCCCGTCGCGTGCTTGGCCATGGTCTTGGACATGGCGAGCGAGATGAACGCGCCGCCGAAGCCCATCAGCGCCGAGAGCACCAGCATGCCGGTGTAGCTGGAGAGCCCGAGATCCGGCGGGATCACCCCCAGGATGCGCAACACGGCGAGGAGCCCGCTGAGCATCATCAGGACGGCGAAGTTCGTGACCACCAACAGGGTGACTTGCTTCATAGCGCTTCAGTCGTGTGTCGCGTCCGAGGGTTTCGCAACCCCTCCCGATCACCCCTCGTGCCCGTGCCGCCGCATGCTCCCCCACACTCCCGCCGACGCGCTATGCCGACGGGAGCGAGTCCGCGCCGCCAACGTCGCCCACCGAGCCGGCCAGATGCCGCCCCACAGCCTCGCGTGCCAAGTCGGTCGCCGGGCCGACCGGGCGCAACAACAAGGCGAGCGCCCCAGCGCCCGAGCGCTCGAGCATCGCACGCACGAGCGCCTTGGCGCCCTCGTCGTCCCCCTCCGCAGACAGCGCGTGGGCCTCGACGGTGTCGGCCTGCAGGCGCAGGGCAGGGTCCGCCTCGGCCTCGTCGCGACGACGTGAGCGCAGCGCCCGCGCCTGCTCCACCCCCCCACAAAGCACATGCACCAGCGCGCGTGTGAGGTCCACCCACGCGTCCACGGCCTCGGTCGTCGGATACGGTGCGGCGTCCAGGGCTTCGAGCGCCGCCTCGAGGGCGCCGTCGTGCAAGTGGCTCATGGCGACCAGGTGGGCCCGCAGCGCGGCCTCGGGAGGTGCCAGCTGCGCCTCGTCGGCCTGCGCCAAGTGCTTGCGGCTCAGCCCGACCAGCCCGTGCCGCGTGAGCGGTCCGGCAGCGAACAGCACCAGCAGCGCGTGCTGGCGCGGGTCGCGTCCCCGGTCCCGTGTGAGGCGCTCGTCGATGCGTGTCGCGGCGTCGTCGCGCCGGTCCGGCAAGCCCAGCTGTGCGCAGAGGACATGCAGCCCGCGCAGGCCCCGGTCGCGGCGCGCCGCCAGCAAGGCCAGCGTCACCCCCGTGGCCCACGCCAGCGCCGCGGCCGTCAACACGGTCAGCCGCGCCTCGGCCCCGGCCTGCACCAGCACGAGCCAGAAGGCCCCACCGGCCAACCCCGTCAGCACGAGCGTGCTCAGGAAGGTACGCGCCATCCGCGC from Sandaracinaceae bacterium carries:
- the htpX gene encoding protease HtpX, which produces MKQVTLLVVTNFAVLMMLSGLLAVLRILGVIPPDLGLSSYTGMLVLSALMGFGGAFISLAMSKTMAKHATGAQVITQPRSEVERWLVETVRRQAQAAGIQMPEVAIYASDDMNAFATGMSKDSSLVAVTTGLLNRMTREEVEAVLAHEISHAANGDMVTLTLVQGVTNTFVYFIPRVLGDVIDSAVSRGEQRRGRGPFYFVIVMVMQFLLGILATLVVRWFSRYREYAADAGAARLVGADKMISALRRLKTSAPPQLPASMEAMGIAGNVGALFATHPSLDLRIAALGGATARRDGTWGG
- a CDS encoding response regulator; protein product: MAQPPPPPPDKPRVLCVEDEPAVLTLVSRLLEPIARVQTATDGMAALEILKASKRPPDLVITDVMMPRLDGHGLTKAMREDERLARVPVIMLTAKTGAMDVVSGINAGAKHYVTKPFKQEDLLAKVRKLLRL
- a CDS encoding Mrp/NBP35 family ATP-binding protein — protein: MSAPTLEALSAALAAVVDPTFGKPLGDLGTLSGVSLTGTVGAAQVRLSSPAEEVKQQVKQAIDRAAAAIGVTLVEVTFSVQVPTRDTTSEDPLPNVKNVILVMSGKGGVGKSTVATNLALALRRMGTRVGLLDADLYGPSLPTMLGITGRPHSTDGKRIAPLQRFGLKLMSIGFLLDEPKQAIIWRGPMLHGALQQFVNDVDWGELDYLVLDLPPGTGDVALTLAQKIKVTGAVVVTTPQEVALADVYKGVSLCQKVNLPILGVVENMSFFIDSAGVKHEIFGSGGGAKVAEYAKAPLLGQIPMDAQVREWGDKGTPVVQAAPESDAGAAFAAVADSLATLIAKQHFDRHGGDKAPAAEGRKRLKILR
- the bioA gene encoding adenosylmethionine--8-amino-7-oxononanoate transaminase; this translates as MTPARSDLLAIDRRHLWRPYTSSEDHEALDPLVITRADGPYLYADDGRRYLDGSGAWWCNNLGHGHPRLREALVRQAQDMLHCSMAGTAHPAAVLLAEELVTLAPPGLTRVFYSDNGSTSVEVALKMAFQFWQQNGRPSRTRFLALPGGYHGDTVGAMSVGNVGAFNGLFAPLFPGGRAAAEGLPEPAHADDEAGWDALFDALEDTLRRDQDQIAGVIVEPMIQGAAGMRTYPARLLRRLREVTRAVDTFLICDEVFTGLGRTGAMWASTHADITPDLLCTAKGLSGGALPFSATLATERVFDGFRGDKTRALMHGHTFYGNPLGAAVAREVLAIYRDEQILERSQARCAQLATGFEALARLPGVKRTRALGMVAAADLGDGGYLAKLGWAVHDEARARGAQLRPLGDTVYVVPPLNITEGALDELLSVVHASVAAALETQRVRPSP